One part of the Vicia villosa cultivar HV-30 ecotype Madison, WI linkage group LG6, Vvil1.0, whole genome shotgun sequence genome encodes these proteins:
- the LOC131613271 gene encoding uncharacterized protein LOC131613271 — protein MNLIHEGGLMKTVTQLSKCYEVLVKEFIVNLHEDGGNKETEEYLKVFVRGKCINFSPTVINKFLERSNEAQPELEVSNNQMCKEITAGQVKTWPVKGKLTVSKLSVKYVVLHRIGAANWVPTQHKSTISALLGKFIFAIGTKSKVDYGTYIFKQTLKHDGSYSVKGPIAFPSLICGIILKQFPNILTDKDSVCKRASPLIFHHKLFQGTHVHDVNTTSAGPSKEITIMSKTTMIAMLRETCKELESRKLALERLISSLEMSEKAKSADTAEEEQGEDDNGSDSEIEKEASPDDGTDNSVELSSFESED, from the coding sequence ATGAATCTTATTCATGAGGGTGGACTAATGAAAACTGTAACTCAACTCTCTAAGTGCTATGAAGTCCTGGTGAAGGAGTTCATTGTGAATCTACATGAAGACGGTGGCAATAAGGAAACTGAGGAGTATTTAAAAGTGTTTGTTAGAGGAAAATGTATTAACTTCTCACCCACTGTGATCaacaaatttctggaaaggtcAAATGAAGCTCAGCCAGAGCTGGAAGTGTCTAATAATCAAATGTGCAAAGAGATTACTGCTGGCCAAGTGAAGACATGGCCTGTCAAAGGGAAGCTGACTGTGAGCAAGCTAAGTGTGAAGTATGTTGTACTTCACAGGATTGGAGCTGCCAACTGGGTACCAACTCAACACAAGTCTACAATCTCTGCTCTCCTAGGTAAATTTATCTTTGCCATTGGTACTAAGTCCAAAGTTGATTATGGTACTTATATTTTTAAGCAAACCTTAAAGCATGATGGTAGCTATAGTGTCAAAGGCCCCATTGCCTTCCCTTCTCTTATTTGTGGGATCATCTTAAAACAATTTCCTAACATTTTGACTGACAAAGATTCTGTGTGCAAAAGAGCAAGTCCCTTAATTTTTCACCATAAGCTCTTCCAAGGAACTCATGTTCATGATGTTAACACAACTTCGGCTGGACCATCAAAAGAGATCACAATTATGAGTAAAACTACAATGATTGCTATGCTCCGAGAGACCTGTAAGGAGCTGGAGTCCAGAAAATTGGCTCTTGAAAGATTGATCAGCTCTCTTGAAATGAGTGAAAAAGCTAAATCTGCAGATACTGCTGAGGAGGAGCAGGGTGAAGATGATAATGGTTCAGACAGTGAGATTGAGAAAGAAGCCAGTCCTGATGATGGCACTGATAACAGTGTAGAACTCAGTAGCTTTGAGTCTGAAGACTAA